From Nicotiana tabacum cultivar K326 chromosome 20, ASM71507v2, whole genome shotgun sequence, one genomic window encodes:
- the LOC107791291 gene encoding amino acid permease 6-like, with protein sequence MAEFQKNSNMYVEHSAQVGVLESGEVHKNIDDDGREKRTGTVLTASAHIITAVIGSGVLSLAWAMAQLGWVAGPVILFIFSFITYFTSTLLADCYRSPGPISGKRNYSYMEVVRSHLGGIKVQLCGIAQYGNLVGITIGYTITASISMVAVVRSNCFHKKGHEASCSVSNYPYMIIFAVIQIVLSQIPNFHKLSWLSILAAVMSFAYSLIGLGLSIAKVAGAGHHVKTSLTGVQVGVDVSGSEKLWRSFQSIGDIAFAYAFATILIEIQDTLRSPPAENKVMKKASLVGVFTTTLFYVLCGTIGYAAFGNDAPGNFLTGFGFYEPFWLIDFANICIAIHLVGAYQVFCQPIYGFVEGRCSERWPDNKFITSQHAINIPCSGHVYYVNFFRLLWRTAYVIVTAVIAMIFPFFNHFLGLIGAASFYPLTVYLPIEMHIAQRKIPKYSFTWIWLQILSWGCLIVSLVAAAGSIQGLSQDLKTYKPFKSQAHE encoded by the exons ATGGCAGAATTTCAAAAGAACAGCAATATGTACGTAGAACATTCAGCACAAGTAGGAGTACTAGAAAGCGGAGAAGTTCATAAAAACATTGACGATGATGGGCGTGAGAAAAGAACTG GTACGGTGCTAACAGCGAGTGCACATATAATAACTGCTGTGATAGGGTCAGGGGTGCTATCTCTAGCATGGGCAATGGCTCAGTTAGGGTGGGTCGCTGGTCCTGTTATTCTCTTTATCTTCTCTTTCATCACTTACTTCACTTCAACACTTCTCGCCGATTGTTATCGCTCTCCTGGCCCTATCTCTGGCAAGAGAAACTACAGTTACATGGAGGTTGTGCGCTCTCACTTag GAGGTATTAAGGTGCAACTGTGTGGAATAGCCCAGTATGGTAACCTCGTAGGAATTACCATTGGATACACTATTACTGCATCTATCAGTATGGT GGCAGTAGTAAGGTCAAACTGTTTCCACAAAAAGGGGCACGAAGCCAGCTGCTCAGTATCAAATTACCCATATATGATTATCTTTGCAGTTATACAAATAGTTCTTAGCCAAATACCAAACTTCCATAAGCTTTCATGGCTATCCATTCTTGCTGCAGTCATGTCTTTTGCTTACTCTCTTATTGGTCTTGGACTTTCCATTGCCAAAGTCGCAG GTGCAGGGCACCATGTAAAGACAAGCCTAACAGGGGTGCAAGTAGGGGTGGACGTGTCAGGTTCAGAGAAACTTTGGAGAAGCTTCCAATCCATTGGAGATATTGCCTTTGCTTATGCTTTTGCCACCATTCTCATTGAAATACAG GATACATTGAGATCACCACCTGCAGAGAACAAGGTTATGAAGAAAGCATCACTTGTCGGAGTTTTTACCACAACCTTATTCTATGTACTATGTGGTACCATTGGCTATGCAGCCTTTGGAAACGATGCACCTGGAAATTTCCTCACTGGATTTGGTTTCTACGAACCCTTTTGGCTAATTGACTTCGCTAACATTTGCATCGCTATTCACCTGGTTGGAGCTTACCAG GTTTTCTGCCAACCAATATATGGCTTTGTGGAGGGTCGTTGTAGTGAACGATGGCCAGACAACAAATTCATCACTTCCCAACATGCGATAAACATTCCATGTTCTGGTCATGTTTACTATGTAAATTTTTTCAGGTTGCTGTGGAGGACAGCATATGTTATAGTAACAGCAGTAATTGCCATGAtatttccattcttcaatcacTTTTTGGGTTTAATTGGGGCAGCTTCTTTTTATCCATTAACTGTCTACTTGCCAATAGAAATGCACATTGCTCAGAGGAAAATTCCAAAGTATTCATTCACTTGGATATGGCTGCAAATATTAAGCTGGGGTTGCTTAATTGTGTCACTTGTTGCAGCAGCTGGATCCATACAGGGTCTTTCTCAAGATCTCAAGACATACAAGCCTTTCAAATCTCAGGCTCATGAATGA